The Fortiea contorta PCC 7126 genome has a segment encoding these proteins:
- a CDS encoding peptide ligase PGM1-related protein, whose translation MATLNDSELEQIDKFRHLQLTLRDRWKTIELFDESEADILIVPSLSIDQRELQKIEGCEHYEERLLFSLMRLRNPRTRLIYVTSMPLHPSIIDYYLQLLPGIPFSHARHRLLLLSTYDSALKPLSQKILERPRLLERIRQALRLDKAFMVCYNSTAWEAELSVKLGVPLYAAAPDLQIWGTKSGSRQIFAQSEVPHPDGSARVWNIADLATVASDLWERQPWLQRIVIKLNEGISGEGNALLDLRQITSSDRPEKTLAISHRFPTMRFQATKETWENFSGRISELGAIAEAFVEGENKRSPSVQGRITPNGEVEILSTHDQILGGPDGQIYLGCRFPADERYRLRLQQLGLQVGKKLAEKGALERFGVDFIAVDQGNGNWDIQAIEINLRKGGTTHPFMTLKLLTNGRYDLSTGLFYSQQGRPKYYIATDNLQKDRYQGLLPNDLMDIIAHHRLHFDSGTETGTVFHLMGCLSQFGKLGLTCIGDSPQQADDIYHQVVNVLDAETRNGNHDFSSCSDYPFPTTWDGY comes from the coding sequence ATGGCAACTTTGAATGATTCAGAATTAGAACAAATTGATAAATTTCGCCATCTACAATTAACTTTACGCGATCGCTGGAAAACTATCGAGCTGTTTGATGAAAGTGAAGCAGATATTCTCATTGTCCCTTCCTTAAGTATTGATCAGCGCGAACTCCAGAAGATAGAAGGTTGTGAACATTACGAAGAACGATTACTATTTTCATTGATGCGCTTACGCAATCCCCGCACTCGGCTGATTTATGTAACATCAATGCCGCTGCATCCAAGTATTATCGATTATTATCTGCAGCTATTACCAGGAATTCCCTTTTCCCATGCTCGTCATCGTTTGCTGCTACTATCCACCTACGATTCTGCTCTCAAACCGCTCAGTCAAAAGATTTTAGAACGTCCTCGGTTGTTAGAGCGAATTCGCCAAGCTTTGAGACTGGACAAAGCATTTATGGTGTGCTATAATTCCACCGCTTGGGAAGCAGAATTATCAGTAAAATTGGGTGTACCACTGTATGCAGCTGCACCAGATTTACAAATTTGGGGAACAAAAAGCGGTAGTCGGCAAATTTTTGCACAAAGTGAAGTACCACACCCAGATGGTAGCGCCAGGGTATGGAACATTGCAGATTTAGCAACGGTAGCTAGCGATTTGTGGGAACGCCAGCCGTGGTTACAAAGAATAGTGATCAAGCTGAATGAAGGGATTTCTGGTGAAGGAAACGCGCTGTTGGATTTAAGACAGATTACCAGTAGCGATCGCCCTGAAAAAACTCTCGCCATTAGCCATCGCTTCCCCACCATGCGCTTTCAAGCCACAAAAGAGACTTGGGAAAACTTTTCCGGACGCATATCTGAACTAGGTGCAATTGCAGAAGCTTTCGTGGAAGGAGAAAATAAGCGATCGCCCAGTGTCCAAGGACGAATTACACCCAATGGTGAGGTAGAAATCCTCTCCACCCACGACCAAATTTTAGGAGGGCCAGACGGTCAAATCTATTTAGGTTGTCGATTTCCTGCAGACGAACGCTATCGATTGCGATTGCAGCAATTGGGACTACAAGTTGGCAAAAAATTAGCCGAAAAAGGCGCATTAGAACGCTTCGGGGTCGATTTTATCGCCGTTGATCAAGGAAATGGAAACTGGGATATACAAGCGATCGAAATTAACCTGCGTAAAGGTGGTACTACCCATCCCTTCATGACCTTGAAATTATTAACCAACGGACGCTATGACCTTTCCACAGGATTATTTTACAGCCAGCAAGGGCGCCCCAAATACTACATTGCCACCGACAACCTGCAAAAAGACCGCTATCAAGGATTATTACCTAACGATTTAATGGATATCATCGCCCACCACAGACTGCACTTCGACAGCGGTACAGAGACAGGTACAGTGTTTCATTTGATGGGCTGTCTTTCCCAATTTGGCAAACTAGGATTGACTTGTATCGGTGATTCCCCGCAACAAGCAGATGACATTTATCACCAAGTGGTCAACGTCCTCGACGCAGAAACCCGCAACGGTAATCATGACTTCTCCTCCTGTTCCGATTATCCCTTTCCCACAACTTGGGATGGGTATTGA
- a CDS encoding serine/threonine protein kinase: MSPIIQSAINCINPDCKRPYPQPWGNKFCNSCGAPLQLLNRYVPLQPLGAGGFAQIYTVWDTKTQAEKVLKVLVAEAPKALELFQQEAAVLSRLRHSGVPQVDADGYFQLNLPNPQRRQIPCLVMEKIDGKTLEEISRKYPQGCPEDLVLSWFAQAVQILQELHKRQIIHRDIKPSNLMLRTSSVATSVRREINSDQLVLIDFGGAKQFSTAMGRSPSSSTRLYSSGYSPPEQITGGYVGPTVDFYALGRTMIELLTGKCPPDLEDPQTGMLQWRRWVNINPQFADLLDDMTQEDVRSRPANATIIQKRLVKIVRGATPPELLTWLQNWVNQAVVQLTPLEQVIKKALLKFSQAAGRTSLLIIKAIAKFLLACLATIWAMILTGISASIGTIAGFILAYKTTLGVRVAHLLLGQLPDLIPQTEPMLGAEIVMFAAAGLGTAWGLTIAGVFGQKRRFLVAPIMGIISYSLGWLALLLTTTRNSNEGLVISILFAIFLFALSLGLRSHHIVYAIMASLGTSVIFAALIRLELLPVIFQFSSQPEWIELYLPVAFFGFAGILLSFWLGISYYLIVPGLRLLGWR; this comes from the coding sequence GTGTCCCCCATCATTCAGAGTGCGATTAACTGCATAAATCCTGACTGTAAACGTCCCTATCCTCAACCTTGGGGAAACAAATTTTGCAACAGCTGTGGCGCGCCGTTACAGTTGTTGAACCGCTATGTTCCACTCCAACCCTTGGGTGCGGGAGGGTTTGCCCAAATTTATACAGTTTGGGATACAAAAACCCAAGCCGAGAAAGTGTTGAAGGTGTTGGTAGCAGAAGCACCAAAAGCACTGGAATTATTTCAGCAAGAAGCAGCCGTTTTAAGTCGTCTGCGACATTCTGGTGTACCTCAAGTTGATGCTGATGGATATTTTCAACTGAATTTACCTAATCCCCAACGGCGTCAAATCCCTTGCTTGGTGATGGAAAAAATTGATGGGAAAACCCTCGAAGAAATCAGTAGAAAGTATCCGCAAGGATGTCCAGAAGATTTGGTGTTAAGCTGGTTTGCTCAAGCTGTGCAGATTTTGCAAGAGTTGCACAAGCGTCAAATTATCCACCGCGATATTAAACCTTCTAATTTAATGCTGCGGACTTCTTCTGTGGCTACATCCGTGCGTAGGGAAATTAACTCTGATCAACTGGTGCTAATTGATTTTGGTGGCGCCAAACAATTTAGTACCGCAATGGGGCGATCGCCATCGAGTTCAACTAGGTTATATTCTTCTGGTTATAGTCCACCGGAGCAAATTACCGGGGGTTATGTAGGGCCGACAGTTGATTTTTACGCCCTGGGGAGGACAATGATTGAGTTACTCACAGGTAAGTGTCCACCAGATTTAGAAGATCCGCAAACTGGAATGCTGCAATGGCGGCGCTGGGTAAATATTAATCCACAGTTTGCAGACTTGTTGGATGACATGACCCAAGAAGACGTGCGATCGCGTCCAGCAAACGCCACAATTATTCAAAAACGATTAGTCAAAATTGTCCGGGGAGCAACACCACCAGAGTTATTAACTTGGTTACAAAACTGGGTGAATCAAGCCGTTGTTCAATTGACACCCCTAGAGCAAGTTATTAAAAAAGCTCTATTGAAATTTAGCCAAGCTGCAGGTAGAACTAGCCTTTTAATTATTAAAGCGATCGCTAAATTTTTACTAGCCTGCCTAGCTACAATTTGGGCAATGATTTTAACTGGCATCAGTGCCAGTATCGGTACAATTGCGGGATTTATTTTAGCCTATAAAACTACCTTGGGGGTTCGCGTCGCCCACTTGCTCCTAGGTCAGCTACCTGATTTAATTCCCCAGACTGAACCGATGCTGGGAGCGGAAATTGTCATGTTTGCTGCCGCCGGTCTAGGTACTGCTTGGGGACTGACAATAGCGGGAGTTTTCGGTCAAAAAAGGCGGTTTCTTGTCGCCCCCATCATGGGTATCATTAGCTACTCTTTGGGTTGGCTCGCCTTACTCTTAACCACCACCAGAAACAGCAATGAAGGGTTAGTCATCTCGATTTTATTTGCTATTTTCCTCTTTGCCCTGAGCCTAGGTCTTCGCAGCCATCACATAGTCTATGCCATTATGGCTTCGTTGGGTACATCTGTAATTTTTGCTGCTTTAATTCGCTTAGAGTTGCTGCCAGTTATTTTTCAATTTTCCAGTCAACCTGAATGGATAGAATTATACTTGCCAGTAGCTTTCTTTGGTTTCGCGGGCATTCTACTGAGCTTTTGGCTAGGCATCAGTTATTACCTCATCGTCCCCGGATTGCGCCTCCTCGGTTGGCGTTAA
- a CDS encoding DUF4351 domain-containing protein: MTEELERADNDSPWKEILEAYFPQAMQFFFPETAALIDWSRPHEFLDKEFQQIAREAETGRRYADKLVKVWQLQGEEIWLLMHVEIQATPEEAFPQRMFSYNLRIFDKFAKPVISLAILCDADSSWRPNQYSYNYPNTKLNFEFGIVKLLDYQYRWTELENSDNPFATVVMAHLKTQQTTKKFAERKTWKFSLIRRLYELGLQEKDIRNLYRFIDWVMILPKALETEFWQEFKQFEQERTMSYITTGERIGYERGKEEGRQEGRQEGKQEGRQEGRQEGRQEGRLHGEQRLVLRLLQRRIGELPQEIQQRIQTLDLEQLEALGEALLDFTAMTDLLNWLEANQTT; the protein is encoded by the coding sequence ATGACAGAGGAATTAGAAAGAGCAGATAACGATTCACCGTGGAAGGAAATATTAGAAGCTTATTTTCCCCAAGCCATGCAATTTTTCTTCCCCGAAACAGCAGCATTAATCGATTGGTCACGTCCCCACGAATTTCTGGATAAAGAATTTCAACAAATCGCCCGCGAAGCAGAAACTGGGAGAAGATATGCAGATAAATTGGTGAAAGTTTGGCAACTGCAAGGTGAAGAAATTTGGCTGTTAATGCATGTGGAAATTCAAGCCACACCCGAAGAAGCTTTTCCCCAAAGAATGTTTTCTTATAACTTGAGAATCTTTGACAAATTTGCCAAACCAGTCATCAGTTTAGCGATTTTATGTGATGCTGATTCTTCATGGCGACCAAATCAATATAGTTATAATTACCCGAATACCAAACTCAACTTTGAATTTGGCATCGTCAAGTTGCTGGATTATCAATATCGTTGGACAGAATTAGAAAACAGCGATAATCCATTTGCAACTGTGGTGATGGCGCATTTAAAAACGCAGCAAACAACTAAAAAGTTTGCCGAACGTAAGACATGGAAATTTAGTTTAATTCGGCGATTGTATGAATTAGGGTTACAAGAAAAAGATATTCGTAACCTGTATCGATTTATCGATTGGGTTATGATTTTACCAAAAGCCCTAGAAACAGAATTTTGGCAAGAGTTTAAGCAGTTTGAACAGGAGCGGACTATGAGCTACATAACCACAGGTGAGCGCATTGGTTACGAGCGAGGAAAGGAAGAAGGTAGACAGGAAGGTAGACAAGAAGGCAAACAAGAAGGTAGACAAGAAGGTAGACAAGAAGGTAGACAAGAAGGTAGACTTCACGGTGAGCAAAGACTGGTGTTACGGCTACTACAAAGACGGATAGGAGAGCTACCACAAGAGATTCAACAGCGGATTCAAACTCTTGACCTAGAGCAATTAGAAGCGCTGGGTGAGGCTTTGTTGGATTTTACGGCTATGACAGATTTACTCAACTGGTTAGAAGCAAATCAAACTACGTAG
- the groL gene encoding chaperonin GroEL (60 kDa chaperone family; promotes refolding of misfolded polypeptides especially under stressful conditions; forms two stacked rings of heptamers to form a barrel-shaped 14mer; ends can be capped by GroES; misfolded proteins enter the barrel where they are refolded when GroES binds), with product MAKIIAFDEESRRALERGVNALADAVKITLGPKGRNVLLEKKYGAPQIVNDGITVAKEIELEDPLENTGARLIQEVASKTKDVAGDGTTTATVLAQALIREGLKNVAAGSNPVSLKRGIDKTTEALVKEIAKIAKPVEGSAIAQVATVSAGNDEEVGSMLADAMARVTKDGVITVEESKSLTTELEVVEGMQIDRGYISPYFITNSERQTVEFENARILITDKKISSIQDLVPVLEKVARLGQSLLIIAEDVEGDALATLVVNKARGVLSVAAIKAPGFGDRRKALLQDIAILTDGQLISEEIGLSLDTASIEALGTARQITIDKENTTIVAGTSTQPEIEKRIAQIRKQLEDTDSDYDKEKLQERIAKLAGGVAVIKVGAATETELKDRKLRIEDALNATKAAVEEGIVPGGGTTLIHLAKKVEAIKNSLHDSEEKIGADIVGRALEAPLRQIADNAGAEGAVIVSRVKDSDLSVGYNAATGKFEDLIAAGIIDPAKVVRSALQNAASIAGLVLTTEALVVEKPEKKAAAAAPDMGGMGGMGGMGGMGGMGGMGMF from the coding sequence ATGGCGAAAATTATTGCATTTGATGAGGAATCGCGGCGGGCCCTAGAACGGGGTGTTAACGCCCTTGCTGATGCCGTAAAAATCACCTTGGGACCCAAAGGTCGTAATGTCCTGTTAGAAAAAAAATATGGAGCACCCCAGATAGTCAACGATGGTATCACCGTTGCCAAAGAAATTGAATTAGAAGATCCTTTGGAAAACACAGGGGCAAGACTCATCCAAGAAGTGGCATCAAAAACTAAAGATGTGGCTGGAGATGGCACCACCACCGCCACAGTTTTAGCACAGGCGTTGATTCGGGAAGGGTTGAAAAACGTCGCCGCTGGTAGCAACCCTGTGAGTTTGAAACGGGGTATTGACAAAACTACCGAAGCTTTGGTAAAGGAGATTGCCAAAATCGCCAAGCCAGTAGAAGGAAGTGCGATCGCTCAGGTCGCTACAGTCTCCGCTGGTAATGATGAAGAAGTGGGCAGTATGCTAGCCGACGCTATGGCGAGAGTTACCAAAGACGGTGTAATTACCGTGGAAGAATCCAAGTCCCTGACAACTGAACTGGAAGTGGTAGAGGGGATGCAGATTGACCGGGGTTATATTTCTCCCTACTTTATCACCAACAGCGAGCGGCAGACGGTGGAATTTGAAAATGCCCGCATCTTGATCACTGACAAAAAAATCAGCAGCATTCAAGATTTAGTGCCTGTTTTAGAAAAAGTCGCCCGTCTAGGTCAATCTTTACTGATTATCGCCGAAGACGTCGAAGGAGACGCACTGGCAACTTTGGTGGTGAACAAAGCGCGGGGTGTGTTGTCGGTAGCAGCCATCAAAGCACCTGGATTTGGCGATCGCCGTAAAGCTTTGTTGCAAGATATTGCTATCCTGACCGATGGACAGTTAATTTCTGAAGAAATTGGCTTGAGTTTGGATACTGCTTCGATTGAAGCTTTAGGAACTGCCCGCCAAATCACCATTGACAAAGAAAACACCACCATTGTAGCTGGCACCTCAACTCAGCCAGAAATCGAAAAGCGGATTGCTCAAATTCGCAAGCAGTTAGAAGACACCGATTCCGACTACGATAAAGAAAAGCTGCAAGAACGCATCGCCAAACTCGCTGGTGGTGTAGCTGTGATTAAAGTTGGTGCAGCCACCGAAACTGAACTCAAAGACCGCAAACTCCGAATTGAAGATGCCCTTAACGCTACTAAAGCGGCTGTTGAAGAAGGCATCGTTCCTGGCGGCGGCACAACCCTGATACACTTGGCTAAAAAGGTAGAAGCGATTAAAAACAGCCTCCACGATAGCGAGGAAAAAATCGGGGCTGACATCGTTGGACGAGCGCTGGAAGCTCCCTTACGTCAGATAGCTGATAATGCTGGTGCTGAAGGTGCAGTTATTGTCTCCAGAGTCAAGGATAGCGACTTGAGTGTGGGCTACAATGCAGCTACTGGCAAATTTGAAGACTTAATTGCAGCGGGTATTATTGATCCCGCTAAAGTAGTACGCTCTGCTTTGCAAAATGCTGCTTCCATTGCAGGTTTGGTTTTAACCACCGAAGCCCTCGTTGTCGAAAAGCCTGAAAAGAAAGCCGCTGCAGCAGCCCCTGACATGGGCGGTATGGGCGGTATGGGTGGCATGGGCGGTATGGGTGGCATGGGCGGCATGGGCATGTTCTAA
- a CDS encoding MraY family glycosyltransferase: MNFLYNSLKSLGIANPSGYGWLAVVFTFLLAWLVTWRLMPTVRKFALRVGWADQPNARRLNKEPLPNAGGLAIYTGVIAALVLATLLRPIELQPVLVQVLTILLGGTILVLVGFIDDQFSLPPSVRMFTQILTALLLVANGIRIGVTFGTPIDPLLSILLTVFWVVAITNAVNLMDGMDGLAGGISFITAMSLLAVSAQIPNRAAATLVLAALGGAALGFLRHNFYPSRIIMGDAGAYFFGYVLAATSILGKLQVTTVFSLVPTVLFLLLPVLDTTQVVVRRLMAGKNPMSTPGKDHLHHRLLAWGFSQRHAAFTLWTITLIFNLLAMRIQGMTLIVMLATTLSIIMFLGFTIWQRLRAV; the protein is encoded by the coding sequence ATGAATTTTTTATACAACTCCCTTAAATCCCTAGGTATTGCTAACCCTAGCGGTTACGGCTGGTTAGCGGTAGTATTCACGTTCCTTTTGGCTTGGCTAGTAACGTGGCGTTTGATGCCCACAGTACGCAAATTTGCTTTGCGGGTCGGTTGGGCTGACCAACCAAACGCCCGACGACTCAACAAAGAACCTCTACCGAACGCGGGGGGGTTGGCTATCTACACGGGGGTGATTGCGGCTTTAGTCTTAGCCACCCTCTTACGACCCATAGAATTGCAACCTGTCTTAGTTCAGGTGCTAACTATTCTCCTGGGAGGCACGATATTAGTCCTTGTGGGCTTTATCGATGACCAATTTAGCTTACCTCCCTCGGTTCGCATGTTTACTCAAATTCTCACAGCCTTGCTGCTGGTGGCTAATGGTATTAGAATCGGTGTCACTTTTGGTACACCCATTGACCCTCTTCTTTCGATATTGCTCACAGTCTTTTGGGTAGTAGCTATTACCAACGCCGTTAATTTAATGGACGGTATGGATGGCTTGGCGGGCGGAATTAGTTTTATCACGGCTATGAGTCTATTAGCTGTTTCTGCCCAAATTCCCAATCGAGCTGCTGCCACATTGGTTCTAGCAGCCTTGGGAGGAGCAGCCCTGGGCTTTCTGCGCCACAACTTCTACCCTTCCAGAATTATTATGGGCGATGCTGGTGCTTACTTTTTTGGTTATGTGCTGGCGGCGACAAGTATTTTAGGTAAGCTGCAAGTAACTACAGTATTTTCCCTAGTTCCAACTGTTTTATTTTTACTGCTGCCAGTGCTAGATACTACGCAAGTGGTCGTCCGGCGACTGATGGCAGGTAAAAACCCCATGAGTACCCCTGGTAAAGACCACCTGCATCACCGCTTGCTAGCTTGGGGATTCTCTCAGCGCCATGCGGCATTCACCCTGTGGACAATTACTTTAATTTTTAACTTGCTGGCAATGAGAATCCAAGGCATGACATTGATAGTCATGCTCGCTACCACCTTGAGCATTATCATGTTTTTAGGCTTTACTATCTGGCAAAGGCTCAGAGCAGTTTGA
- the fabG gene encoding 3-oxoacyl-[acyl-carrier-protein] reductase — translation MAVLSENLPNLQEKVAIVTGASRGIGRAIALELSQYGASVVVNYASSSGAADSLVAEISGAGGEAIAIQADVSQAEQVDALFNTVIDKFKRVDILVNNAGITRDTLLLRMKPEDWQAVIDLNLTGVFLCTRAASKIMLKQRSGRIINIASVAGQMGNPGQANYSAAKAGVIGFTKTVAKELASRGITVNAVAPGFISTDMTSNLSNTEEILKYIPLGRYGQPEEIAGMVRFLAADPAAAYITGQVFNVDGGMVMA, via the coding sequence ATGGCTGTTTTGAGTGAAAATTTGCCAAACTTGCAAGAAAAAGTAGCGATTGTTACTGGTGCGTCACGGGGAATTGGGCGAGCGATCGCTTTAGAATTATCTCAGTACGGAGCCAGTGTGGTTGTCAATTATGCTAGCTCCAGCGGAGCGGCTGACAGTTTAGTTGCAGAGATTAGCGGGGCGGGAGGAGAAGCGATCGCTATACAAGCTGATGTCTCTCAGGCAGAGCAGGTGGATGCACTGTTTAACACCGTGATCGACAAATTTAAACGTGTTGATATTTTAGTCAATAACGCAGGTATCACCCGCGACACACTATTGTTGCGAATGAAGCCGGAAGACTGGCAAGCCGTTATTGATTTAAATTTAACTGGTGTCTTTTTATGTACACGAGCCGCCAGTAAAATTATGCTCAAGCAGCGTTCTGGACGCATTATCAACATCGCCTCGGTAGCTGGACAAATGGGCAATCCTGGTCAAGCGAACTATAGCGCCGCCAAAGCTGGAGTCATTGGGTTCACGAAAACTGTGGCTAAAGAGCTTGCTTCCCGTGGGATCACCGTCAACGCCGTCGCTCCCGGTTTTATCAGCACCGATATGACCAGTAATCTCAGCAACACCGAAGAGATATTGAAATACATTCCCCTCGGACGTTATGGACAACCAGAGGAAATTGCGGGTATGGTGCGCTTCCTGGCCGCTGATCCCGCCGCTGCTTATATTACTGGACAAGTGTTCAATGTTGATGGTGGGATGGTGATGGCGTGA
- the trxA gene encoding thioredoxin has translation MATKKQFNSFEEMLSGSDVPVLVDFYADWCGPCQMMVPILEQVNAQLKDRLRIVKIDTEKYTELATQYQIYALPTLVLFKEGQPVERIEGVMQAPQLVAHLQNFI, from the coding sequence ATGGCTACTAAAAAACAATTCAACAGCTTTGAAGAAATGCTGTCTGGCTCTGATGTCCCCGTATTAGTAGATTTTTATGCTGACTGGTGTGGCCCCTGTCAAATGATGGTGCCCATTTTAGAGCAAGTCAATGCTCAACTCAAGGATCGTCTACGCATTGTCAAAATTGACACAGAAAAATATACAGAATTAGCAACTCAATATCAGATATACGCTCTACCAACTTTAGTGCTGTTCAAAGAAGGTCAACCAGTAGAGCGAATTGAAGGAGTGATGCAAGCACCTCAGTTAGTAGCACATCTACAAAATTTCATTTAA
- a CDS encoding alpha/beta hydrolase: protein MSLFCLVHGAFQGTWCWDLLIPYLEAQGHKIITMDLPIENPSATLSQFADVVIQALPKTDDDIILVGHSMAGTIIPLVAEAVKVRQLVFVGALIPSPGISTLDQFAHRLDSHTLKSFNYQPKDPSQLEQFYNEPDMYEPASVGQDFSTAAVLMNFFFHDCQPDIAQWAISKSRSQQSMAYMLATNPLKALPKVEYKYIVCSNDRIISPTWSRYAARQRLGVDAIELACGHCPHLACPELLALALTGD, encoded by the coding sequence ATGAGTCTTTTTTGTCTAGTTCACGGTGCTTTCCAAGGGACTTGGTGTTGGGATTTACTAATTCCCTACTTAGAAGCCCAAGGTCACAAAATCATAACAATGGATTTGCCAATTGAAAATCCATCTGCCACTTTGTCTCAATTTGCAGATGTGGTAATTCAAGCGCTACCAAAAACTGATGATGATATTATCCTAGTTGGTCACTCGATGGCTGGTACGATAATTCCCCTAGTTGCAGAAGCAGTAAAAGTTCGTCAACTGGTGTTTGTGGGTGCGCTCATCCCGTCTCCTGGAATCAGTACACTCGACCAATTTGCTCATCGTCTAGATTCTCACACGCTTAAATCTTTCAATTATCAGCCAAAAGACCCAAGTCAACTGGAACAGTTCTACAATGAGCCTGATATGTACGAACCTGCTTCCGTAGGGCAAGATTTTTCCACCGCAGCAGTTTTAATGAATTTTTTCTTTCACGATTGTCAACCGGATATCGCACAGTGGGCAATCTCAAAAAGTCGTTCGCAACAATCTATGGCATATATGTTGGCGACGAATCCTCTCAAAGCTTTGCCAAAGGTTGAGTATAAATATATTGTTTGTAGCAATGACAGAATTATATCTCCTACATGGTCACGCTACGCTGCACGCCAGCGCCTAGGAGTTGATGCCATTGAGTTGGCTTGTGGACATTGCCCACATCTGGCTTGTCCTGAGCTTCTGGCTTTAGCATTAACTGGGGATTAA
- a CDS encoding ABC transporter substrate-binding protein, translating into MPRISTALALSLATLATGFLLGACETVPTNNTSTTGTTATPAANSTTTGGSGQGLKIGTLLPTTGDLASIGQQMVGAVPLLVNSVNACGGVNGEPVTLVEVDDQTDPKAGAAGITKLATVDKVAGVVGSFASSVSSAAISIAAPNKVMLVSPGSTSPVFTEKAKKGDFQNFWARTAPPDTYQALALAQLANKKGFKRVSTVVINNDYGVGFEKAFVETFEKLGGTVVNKGKPVRYDPKAQTFDTEAAAAFAGKPDAVLAVLYAETGSLFLKAAYQQGLTQGVQILLTDGVKADTFPEQVGKSADGKFLLAGAIGTVPGSDGKALEDLKKLWQEKKGGVPGEYVPQTWDAAALLVLAAQAAKENTGVGIASKIREVANGVGVDSTQVTDVCEGLKLLKEGKTINYQGASGNVDIDANGDVVGVYDVWTVGEDGKLKVIDKVNPK; encoded by the coding sequence ATGCCAAGAATTAGTACCGCCTTAGCCTTAAGTTTGGCTACCCTAGCCACAGGCTTTCTTTTGGGCGCTTGCGAAACCGTCCCGACCAATAACACATCGACAACTGGAACCACCGCCACCCCAGCCGCCAACTCAACCACCACAGGCGGTAGCGGTCAAGGATTAAAAATTGGCACTCTGTTACCCACAACCGGTGACTTAGCTTCCATCGGTCAGCAGATGGTAGGTGCAGTTCCCCTGCTTGTAAATAGCGTCAACGCTTGCGGCGGCGTTAATGGTGAACCCGTAACCTTAGTAGAAGTAGACGACCAAACCGACCCCAAAGCAGGCGCCGCCGGCATTACCAAATTAGCAACTGTAGATAAAGTTGCTGGTGTCGTTGGTTCCTTTGCTAGCAGCGTCTCCAGCGCAGCCATCTCCATTGCAGCACCCAATAAAGTCATGCTCGTTTCCCCCGGTAGCACCAGCCCCGTGTTTACTGAAAAAGCGAAAAAAGGCGACTTTCAAAACTTTTGGGCCCGGACTGCTCCCCCAGATACCTACCAAGCCCTAGCCTTAGCCCAACTTGCCAATAAAAAAGGCTTCAAGCGAGTTTCTACCGTCGTCATTAACAACGACTACGGCGTGGGTTTTGAAAAAGCATTTGTTGAGACATTCGAGAAATTAGGCGGTACCGTAGTTAACAAAGGTAAGCCAGTCCGCTACGACCCCAAAGCTCAAACCTTTGATACAGAAGCTGCAGCCGCCTTTGCTGGTAAACCAGACGCAGTATTAGCTGTGTTGTATGCAGAAACAGGTAGTCTATTCCTCAAAGCAGCCTACCAACAAGGCTTAACTCAAGGCGTGCAAATTCTCCTCACAGACGGCGTGAAAGCAGATACCTTCCCAGAACAAGTAGGAAAAAGCGCTGATGGCAAATTTCTTTTAGCTGGCGCAATTGGTACCGTACCCGGTTCTGATGGAAAAGCCCTAGAAGACTTAAAAAAACTCTGGCAAGAAAAAAAAGGCGGTGTACCAGGGGAATATGTCCCTCAAACTTGGGATGCTGCAGCCTTGTTAGTATTAGCAGCACAAGCCGCCAAAGAAAACACAGGCGTTGGTATAGCTAGCAAAATCCGCGAAGTTGCTAATGGCGTCGGTGTAGACTCCACCCAAGTAACTGATGTTTGTGAAGGATTAAAGCTACTCAAAGAAGGCAAAACCATTAACTACCAAGGCGCCAGCGGTAACGTAGATATTGATGCTAATGGCGATGTCGTCGGTGTCTACGATGTCTGGACAGTTGGCGAAGATGGCAAACTCAAAGTAATTGACAAAGTTAATCCCAAATAA